The following proteins are encoded in a genomic region of Sulfurimonas sp. HSL3-7:
- a CDS encoding di-trans,poly-cis-decaprenylcistransferase — MSLNTPRHIAIIMDGNGRWAQMQGMKRVKGHEAGAEVVRNVTKYCANHKEIERLTLYAFSTENWKRPKLEVEFLMKLLDRYLQKELSTYMENNIRFQPIGDLSGFSRPLLTTIETVEEKTKHNNGLVQSLALNYGAKDELVRAVNTLVNNKIKVTETTLNDALDCPQQVDLLIRTGGDHRLSNYLLWQAAYAELFFTNTLWPDFSTTELETVIQQFMTIERRFGGLK, encoded by the coding sequence ATGAGTCTCAACACCCCGCGCCACATCGCGATCATCATGGACGGAAACGGCCGCTGGGCGCAGATGCAGGGAATGAAGCGCGTAAAAGGGCATGAAGCCGGAGCGGAGGTCGTTCGCAATGTCACCAAATATTGTGCCAATCACAAAGAGATAGAGCGTCTTACCCTCTATGCCTTCAGTACCGAAAACTGGAAACGGCCGAAACTTGAGGTCGAATTCCTGATGAAACTGCTTGACCGTTATCTGCAAAAAGAGCTCTCTACCTATATGGAAAACAATATCCGTTTTCAGCCTATCGGCGACCTTTCCGGTTTTTCACGTCCGCTGCTGACGACGATCGAGACGGTTGAGGAGAAGACAAAACACAATAACGGACTTGTGCAAAGTCTTGCGTTGAATTACGGCGCAAAAGATGAACTTGTACGTGCCGTCAATACCCTTGTCAACAACAAGATCAAAGTAACGGAGACGACACTGAACGACGCCCTGGACTGCCCGCAGCAAGTCGACCTTCTCATTCGTACCGGCGGCGATCACCGCCTCTCAAACTACCTGCTTTGGCAGGCTGCTTATGCGGAACTTTTTTTCACAAACACCCTATGGCCCGACTTCTCAACCA